GAGAAAGGCCAGGAGCTGAACAACTGGGACCCGTACAACGCCGTGATTCTGGCCGAGTTCGACGGCAGTGTGCAGTACGACGCCATCACGGAAGGCATCACCTACCGTGAAGAGTCGGACGAGCAGACGGGCCACCGCGAGAAGGTGATTATTGAATCCAAGGACAAGACGCAGAACCCGGCCATTATCGTGCGCCCCGGCAAGAAGGGCGACACCGAAGGCCAGAAAGCGTACAGCATCCCCGTAGGTTCGCACCTGAACGTGGAGAACGGCGAGAAAATCAAGGCTGGTCACATCCTGGCCAAGATTCCACGGGCCGTGGGCAAAACCCGCGACATTACCGGTGGTCTGCCCCGCGTTACGGAACTGTTCGAAGCCCGCAACCCCTCGAACCCGGCCGTTGTGTCGGAAATCGACGGTGTGGTAACCTACGGTACCGTAAAGCGTGGTAACCGCGAAATCTTCGTAGAGTCGAAAGACGGGGTGAAGAAGAAGTATATGGTGCCGCTGTCCAAGCACATTCTGGTGCAGGACAACGACTTTATCCGCGCCGGCATGCCGCTGTCGGATGGTGCCATTACACCTTCGGATATCCTGAGCATCCAGGGCCCCGGCGCCGTGCAGGAGTACCTCGTGAACGAGATTCAGGAAGTGTACCGCTTGCAGGGTGTGAAGATCAACGACAAGCACATTGAGGTGGTCGTGCGCCAGATGATGCAGAAAGTTGTAATTCTGGACGCCGGCGACACCAGCTTCCTGGAGCACCAAGTGGTGGATAAGATTTCCTTCATGGAGGAAAACGACACCATCATCGACATGAAGGTGGTGACCAACGCCGGTGACTCGACCAACCTGAAGCCCGGTCAGATTGTGACGGCTCGCCGCTTGCGCGACGAGAACAGCAGCCTGAGGCGTCGTGACCTCGCCCTGGTGGAAGTGCGTGACGCCCAGCCGGCCGTATCGCGGCCCACGCTGCAAGGTATCACGCAGGCGTCGCTGGGTACCCAGTCGTTCATCTCGGCCGCTTCCTTCCAGGAAACGACCAAAGTGCTTTCGGAAGCTGCCATCCGTGGCAAGGCCGACGAGCTGCTGGGCCTGAAAGAGAACGTAATCGTAGGTCACCTCATCCCGGCTGGTACCGGTCTGCGCGAGTACACGCGTCAGGTGGTCGGCTCGAAAGAGGAAATGGAAGCCGCTCAGGCTACTAAGACCGACGATGTAGCTGCTCCCGCCAAGCGCCCCGCCCGCGCCTCGCGCCGCGAGTCGGTGTCGGAGTAAGCTTGGAGTTAAGTGAATAAGAGAAGCCGACTGGAGAAATCCGGTCGGCTTTTTCTTTTTATAGGTAGCTTTATAAAGTGGTTATAGCCACATTTCACGTTTTCGTTTTGCTTTGACCATGCAGCAGCCAAATCAGCCTGACTCCAACGCCCCACAAGACCCCAACGCCATCAATATCGAGCTGTCGGAAGACATTGCTGAAGGCGAGTACGCCAACTTGGCGATGATTGCCCATAGCAACAGCGAGTTTGTCATTGACTTCATTCGGTTGATGCCCGGCTTGCCCAAAGCCAAGGTAAAGGCTCGTATCATCCTAACGCCTGAACACGCCAAGCGCCTTCAGGCTGCTCTGAGTGAGAATATCGAGCGGTACGAGCAATCCTTTGGCAACATCAAGCAGCAGCCTGATTCGCCGGGTTACCCGATGGGATTTGGTGGCGCAATGGGGGAGGCTTGAGCTAAACTGTCACTTAACGCAGAAGCGGCTTTTACTGAAAAGTAAGAGCCGCTTCTGCGTTAAGCAGCACAGGCAGCGGATGGAACTAGAACTTGCATTATGAAGGAAACCTTCAGCCCCAAACGGCAGGTAGAACTGCCAATAAGGAGATAGAAATTCACCAAGAAAGCGCAGTCTAGCACGTCTAAAACAAACTATTTCAACTCGTTTGCTATTTCAACCGCAAGTCTATACCTTTGCAAGCCTAATTTTTGGAGAGAACCCTCCTGGACAAACCATTCCGTAGATGCCTACCATCAACCAGTTAGTACGAAAAGGCCGCGAGAAGCTGACGACCAAGTCGAAGTCGCCGGCTCTTGACTCGTGCCCGCAGCGCCGTGGCGTTTGCACCCGGGTGTACACCACCACGCCCAAGAAGCCGAACTCGGCTATGCGTAAAGTAGCCCGTGTGCGCCTCACCAACGGTAAAGAAGTTAACGCTTACATTCCCGGTGAAGGCCACAACCTGCAGGAGCACAGCATCGTGCTGATCCGTGGTGGCCGCGTAAAGGACCTGCCCGGCGTGCGTTACCACATCATCCGGGGTGCTCTTGACACTGCCGGCGTAAACGGCCGTTTGCAGCGCCGCTCGAAGTACGGCGCCAAGCGTCCGAAGCCCGGCCAGCCGGCCGCAGCAGCTGGTAAAGGTGGCAAACCAGCACCCGGCAAGAAAAAGTAATTGAGAACGAGGGCGGCAGCGCCCGGCGCCGGCTAGCAAATGGTTCTTAGTCCGTTGCCTGCTGTCCGTCGCTCATTTCTATACCCATGAGAAAGTCTAAACCGAAGAAGCGCATCCTCCTGCCCGACCCCAAGTACAAGGAGACGCTGGTAACCCGTTTCGTCAACTACATGATGTACGACGGGAAGAAAAACCTGGCCTATACCATTTTCTACGATGCCTGCGAGCTGGTTGAGCAGCGCACCAAGGAAAGCGGCCTGGAAATGTGGCGCAAAGCCCTCAACAACGTAATGCCGACCGTGGAGGTAAAAAGCCGCCGCGTAGGTGGTGCTACCTTCCAGGTGCCCACCGAGGTTCGCCCGGACCGCCGCATTGCCGTTGGCTCGAAGTGGCTGATTCAGTACGCTCGTCGTCGTGGTGAGAAAACCATGAAGGACAAGCTAGCCGGCGAAATCATTGCCGCCGCTAAAGGGGAAGGTGCCGCCGTCAAGAAAAAGGACGACACGCACCGGATGGCCGAAGCCAACAAGGCCTTCTCGCACTTCCGATTCTAAACAGTTATTAGGGACTTGGGGACTTAGGGTCTTAGTTTTTTGTTAGCACGACAACTAAGACCTTAAGTCCCCAAGTCCCTAAGACCCTACCAAAGACATGGCTGTTAATCAAGAACTGAAATATCTCCGCAACATTGGGATTATGGCGCACATCGACGCCGGTAAGACCACGACGTCGGAGCGTATTCTGTATTACACTGGTAAAACCCACAAGATCGGGGAAGTGCACGAAGGTGCTGCCACGATGGACTGGATGGAGCAGGAGCAGGAGCGGGGTATTACCATTACCTCGGCCGCTACCACCACGCAGTGGAACTACCCCACAGAGCAGGGTGAGCCGACTTCCGAAACCAAAACCTACCGCATCAACCTGATCGATACTCCTGGTCACGTTGACTTCACGGTGGAAGTAGAACGTTCGCTGCGTGTACTCGACGGTGCCGTGGCACTGTTCTGCGCTGTATCGGGCGTAGAGCCCCAGTCAGAAACCGTATGGCGTCAGGCTGACAAGTACAAGGTGCCCCGCATCTGCTTCGTCAACAAGATGGACCGTGCCGGTGCCGACTTCTTCAAGGCCGTTACCGAAATCAAGGAAAAGCTCGGTGCTAACCCCGTGCCGCTGCAAATCCCGATTGGCGCCGAAGACACCTTCAAGGGTGTAGTCGACCTGCTGACCGGTAAGGCTATTGTGTGGGATGATGCCACCCAGGGCAAAACCTACAAGGAAGTCCCGGTTCCCGAAGACCTCGTGGAGACTGTACAGGAGTGGCGCGAAAAGCTCGTGGAAAGCGTAGCTGAGTACGACGACACCTTGATGGAGAAATTCTTCGAGGACCCGGACAGCATCACCCGCGAGGAAATGATGGACGTTATCCGCAAAGCGGTTATCGACATGAAGTTCTCGCCGGTAATGTGCGGCTCTGCTTTCAAAAACAAAGGTGTTCAGGCTATGCTGGACGCGGTAATGGCCTACCTGCCCTCGCCGCTCGACATGCCTGCCATTGTAGGTACCAACCCCGACACCGGTGCTGAGGAAGAGCGTCACCCCGACAACTCGGAGCCTTTCACCGCCCTGGCGTTCAAAATTGCCACCGACCCGTTCGTAGGCCGGCTGTGCTTCTTCCGCTGCTACAGCGGGGTGCTGGAGTCGGGCTCGTACGTACTCAACAACCGCACCGGCAAGAAGGAGCGTATCTCGCGCCTGATGCAGATGCACTCCAACAAGCAGAACCCCATCGACAAGATCCAGGCTGGTGACATTGCCGCCGGCGTGGGCTTCAAGGACATCAAGACCGGTGATACGCTGACGCAAGAAGGCAAGCCGCTGGTTCTGGAGTCGATGAGCTTCCCCGAGCCCGTAATCGGCTACGCTATTGAGCCGAAGACGCAGGCTGACGTGGACAAGATGGGTATGGCTATTGCCAAGCTCGTGGAAGAAGACCCAACCCTTGTGGTACAGACCGACCAGGAAACTGGCCAGACCGTACTGAAAGGTATGGGTGAGCTTCACCTCGAAATCATCATCGACCGGATGCGTCGGGAGTTCAAGGTAGAAATCAACCAGGGTGCTCCGCAGGTTGCCTACAAAGAGGTGCTGACCAAGAAAGTCGAGCACCGCGAAACCTACAAGAAGCAGACCGGTGGCCGTGGTAAGTTCGGTGACATCGTGTTCGAGCTGGGCCCGAAAGAAACCGAACCCGAGAAGCCCGGCCTGGAGTTCGTGAACGACATCACGGGTGGTGTTATCCCCCGCGAATTCATTGCTCCAGTGCAGAAAGGCTTTGAAGAAGCCATGAAGAACGGTCCGCTGGCCGGCTTCCCGGTTGATGGCATGAAAGTGCGTTTGTTCTTCGGTTCCTACCACGACGTAGACTCGGACGCTCTGTCGTTCGAACTGGCCGCCCGCGGTGGTTTCCGCGAAGCTGCTCGTCAGGCTGGTCCGAAACTGCTCGAGCCCATCATGGCTGTTGAAGTAGTGACGCCGGATGAGTATACGGGTTCGGTAACCGGTGACTTGAACCGTCGTCGGGGCATCATGAAAGGCATGGACACCAAAGGCGGTGCCAACGTGGTGAAGGCTGACGTTCCGCTGTCGGAACTGTTCGGCTACGTAACCTCGCTGCGTACCATCACCTCGGGTCGTGCTTCGGCTTCGCTGACCTTCTCGCACTACGACCAGGTGCCATCTAACCTCGCCGAAGGCATTATTGCTAAGCAAAAGGGCAACCCCGTTCGCTAATCCGCTTTCTCATTACAGACATGAACCAGAAGATTCGCATCAAACTGAAATCCTACGACCACAACCTTGTGGACAAGTCGTCGGAGAAGATTGTGAAGGCGGTGAAGGCTACGGGCGCCATCGTAAGTGGCCCCATTCCGCTGCCCACCGACAAGGAGAAGTTCACCGTGCTTCGTTCGCCCCACGTGAACAAGAAGAGCCGGGAGCAATTCCAGCTCTGCACCTACAAGCGCCTCGTGGACATCTACTCTACTTCGTCGAAGACGGTAGACGCCCTGATGAAGCTGGAGCTGCCGAGCGGCGTAGATGTGGAAATCAAAGTCTGAGGACTGATTTATCTACCACTATGTGAGCAACACCCTACTGGTTCTGCGGAGCCAGTAGGGTGTTTTCTTTTCCGGGCGTGCAACCTGTAACAAGGAGTATGGGCTCCGTGGGGCAGTATATTAGCTGCCACAAACTACGCCCGCCGTCCGTTTCATCTTCATGCCCGCTCTTCCTGGCTCCGTACTCACGCTACCTCGTTTGCTGCTTGCGGCTGCCTTCTTCTGCGGCTGCACTATTGCTGGGCTGTTCACCAGTTCCTTTTTTCGCATTCTGCCAAGCATTGGTATGGCTGGGCTGGTACTAACCTCACTGGTCTGCTACTGGCGCCACCGCGCCGCTTACCGGCGATGTAATGCAGTAGGGTACGGGAGTTTCTTGCTGGTATATGCCGTGCATGTGTTTTCAGGTCTGCTCCTGGATACCCTGAGCGAAGCCAAGTATAAGCAGGATGTAGTGCTACAGCTGCCGTTTCTGCTGCTGCCACTAGCCTTCTGGCTGCTACCGCCGCTACCCACCCGCTACTTACGCGGGCTGTGGATGTGGTTTATTGCTCTGACTGTGTGTGCCGCTGCCTACAGCACAGGCAACTATCTGTTGCACCAAGAAGAAATCAATGGGCTCTATTTGCAGTCGAAGGTGATGCCTACCGAGCCGGACCACATCCGCTTCAGCTTGATGGTGACCCTGGCTGTGGCAGTAGGCAGTATACTACTGGCGCATCGTGCGGTAGCCGAGCGCCTGCGGCCCTGGGTGCTCACGGCAACGCTGAGTTTGGCGCTTTTCCAGCATTTGCTGGCCGTGCGCAGCGGGTTGCTCACGCTCTACATTGTGGGCGGCGTGGCTGTGCTGTGGCTGGCAATCCGGCTACGCAGGTTTCGGCCGGCTGCCGGGCTGCTGAGCTTACTGCTACTGCTGCCCATTGTCGGTTACGTGTGTTTTCCTACGTTTCGCAACAAGTTTACCAACACACGGGAGGACATAGACCGGGTTGAGCACACTGCTTCGGCCAACAACTATTCCCTAGTTGGACGGGTGTACTCCTACCGAGTAGCCTACAAGGTTTTCGGCGACAATCCGTGGCTCGGTGTGGGTAAGGCCAACATGGAGGCAGAACTGGCCGCGCGCTATAAGCAGGATTTTCCCAACATCAACCCGCAAGCCTACATTCTGCCGCACAATCAATATCTGTACGCGGCTGTGGCGTTTGGTTTGGTAGGAGTACTGCTTTTTATGTTCGGGTTCTACTATGCTGGCGTCAGTATCTGGCCGGCGTACGCTCCTATTCTCGTGACGCAGTATCTCATCGTTACGTTGTCCTTTTTGGTGGAGTACACGGTAGAAACGCAGATTGGCATAGCCTTCTCCCTTTTCTTTCTGCTACTGGCGCTGGAAGGCAGCAAGCCCTCTGCTGCTGACGGCTGGCGCCCTCGTTAATACGGTTCTAAATCCGGGCCTGTAGTTCGTGATTGTACTTTTTCATAGCTCTGCCATAGAGCAGGATCGAGCCAGTAACCTATGGGAAAGTTGAAAGGAAGCTTGGAGCCGCCGCGAGGTTCAGGGAAAGTACCTGAGCATCAAGTGTACATAGCGGGAATAACCTAACTGCGTGATGCTGAAAATATTTTAGAACGTAGCTAGAATATACCTTAACTATTTCCTAGCTTTGCACTCCATTTCCGAAAACGCCACTCGGGCGTTTTCGCTGTGTCTTTTCTAAAACCCCAATCGAATGCCTGGCATCATCGGTAAAAAAATCGGTATGACAAGCCTCTTCACTCCGGACGGGAAGAACATTCCCTGCACGCTCATTGAGGCGGGTCCGTGCGTAGTGACGCAGGTAAAGACCGTCGAAACGGACGGCTATTCGGCCATCCAGCTCGGTTACGGCGAAAAAAAGGCGAAGAACACCACCAAAGCACTGGCTGGTCACTTTGCTAAAGCCGGAACCACCCCTAAGAAAAAACTCGTTGAGTTCCGCACCGACGAGGTAGCTAACTTCACCGCCGGCGCCACCATTGATGCTTCTTCCTTTGAAGAAGGCGAGTTCGTGGACGTAGTGGGCACCTCCAAGGGTAAGGGCTTCCAGGGCGTTGTAAAGCGCTATAACTTCGCCGGTGTGGGCGGCCAGACCCACGGCCAGCACAACCGCGGCCGTCACCCCGGTTCCATTGGTGCCTGCTCCTGGCCCTCGCGCGTGTTTAAGGGCATGCGCATGGGTGGCCGCATGGGCAACGACCGGGTGAAAGTGCAAAACCTGAAGGTAATGCGCGTGGTAGCCGACAGAAACCTGATTCTGGTGAGCGGCTCGGTTCCCGGTGCCAAGAACTCTTACGTGGTCCTGGAAAAATAACCCCCGAAGATGGAACTGTCAGTATATAACATCAAAGGCGAAGACACCGGCCGCAAGGTTACCCTGTCCGACGCCATCTTCGGCCTGGAGCCGAACGAGCACGTGATGTACCTCGACGTAAAGCAGTACCTAGCCAACCAGCGCCAGGGCACGCATAAGTCGAAACAGCGCAACGAAGTGCACGGCACCACCAAGAAGCTGAAAAAGCAAAAAGGCACGGGCGGTGCTCGCGCCGGCTCCATGAAGTCGCCCGTGTTCGTAGGCGGTGGCCGTGTATTTGGCCCCCAGCCCCGCGACTACGGCTTCAAGCTGAACAAAAAGACCAAGCGTCTGGCCCGTTTGTCGGCCCTGTCGAGCTTGGCCAAAGACGGCAAAGTGTCGGTAGTGGAAAACATTGCCCTGTCGGCTCCCCGTACCAAAGACTTCGCTGCCATTCTGGCTGGCCTCAAGCTGAATAACGGCAAGAAAACCTTGCTGGTAACCGGCTCGGTTGACAAGAACGTGGTGCTGTCGGCCCGCAACATTCAGAAAGTGAGCGTGGCTACTCCCGTAGCCCTGAACACCCACGATCTGCTGAACACCGACACCCTGCTGCTGTCGGAAGATGGGTTGAGCGCACTGGAACAACTCTATACCACTGCTGAGTAATGAGCATCCTGAAGAAACCCATCGTGACTGAAAAGGCCACGGGTCTGAACGAGAAAGGCCAATATGCTTTTGAAGTGGCCACTAAAGCCAATAAGGTTCAGATCAAGAAAGAGATTGAGCAGCTGTACGGCGTGACGGTTACGGGCATCAGCACCATCCGCACCATCGGTAAAGTAAAGTCGAAGTTCACGAAAGGTGGCGCCGTATCGGGCCGCCGTCCGCATGGCAAAAAAGCCATCGTGACCGTGAAGGAAGGCGACGTTATCGACTTCTACAGCGGCCTGTAGGCCAGCTTCCCGCCAAGACATTTTTCTTAAGCAAGAGTAATGGCACTCAAAAAACTAAGACCAACATCACCGGGTCAGCGCTTCCGCATCGCCCCGGCTTTCGACGAGATTACGACGTCGGAGCCGGAGAAGTCGCTGTTGGCACCCCTCAAAAACTCCGGTGGCCGTAACAACTCGGGCAAAATGTCCAACCGCTACATCGGCGGTGGACACAAAGCCAAGTACCGCATCATCGACTTCAAGCGCGACAAGGCCGTGGTGCCCGCCACGGTGAAGACGATTGAGTATGACCCCAACCGCACCGCCCGTATAGCCCTGCTGCAGTACGCTGACGGTGAAAAGCGCTACATCATTGCTCCCGCCGGCCTGGCCGTGGGTGCTACCGTAGTGTCGGGTACGGGTGTAGCTCCGGAAGTAGGTAATGCCCTTCCTCTGCGCGAAATTCCGCTGGGTACCATCGTGCATAACATCGAGCTGATGCCCGGTGGTGGTGCCGCCATGGCCCGCTCGGCTGGTACCTATGCGCAGCTGGTAGCTCGCGAAGACAAGTACGCCACCCTGAAGCTGCCCTCCGGCGAAATGCGCATGGTACTGGTTACCTGCATGGCCACGGTAGGCACCGTATCAAATGGCGACCACATGAATGTGCGTCTCGGCAAAGCTGGCCGCAACCGCTGGTTGGGCCGCCGTCCGCGCGTACGTGGTGTGGCCATGAACCCCGTTGACCACCCCATGGGCGGTGGTGAAGGCAAGTCGTCGGGTGGTCACCCGCGCAGCCGCAACGGTATCTTCTCGAAGGGCCAGAAGACGCGCAACAAGAATAAGTATTCCGAGAACCTGATCGTCAGCCGCAAAAACAAGAAGTAATCAATGGCACGTTCGCTAAAAAAAGGGCCGTACATTGACTTCCGGCTCGAGAAGAAAGTAACGGCAATGGATGAGTCCGGCAAGAAGTCGGTGGTGAAGACCTGGTCGCGCCGCTCGATGATTTCGCCCGACTTCGTTGGCCACACCTTCGCTGTGCACAACGGCAATAAGTTTATTCCGGTGTATGTAACGGAGAACATGGTAGGACACAAGCTCGGTGAGTTTGCTCCCACCCGCAACTTCCGTGGCCACATCGCCAAGAAAGATAAAGGCAAGCGCTAATCATGGAAGCAGTAGCTAAACTCCGGAACGTGCCCACCTCGCCGCGCAAGATGCGCCTGGTGGCCAACCTGGTACGTGGTCAGAAAGTGACCCGTGCACTGGGCCTGCTGAAATTCGAGGCTAACTCGGGCGCCGCCAAAATCGAGAAGCTGCTCTTGTCGGCCCTGGCCAACTGGCAGCAGAAAAACGAGGATGAGCGTATCGAAGACGCTAACCTCTACATCAAAGAGATTTTCGTGGACGAAGGCCGTATGCTGAAGCGCCTGCGCCCCGCCCCCCAGGGCCGTGGCCACCGCATCCGCAAGCGCAGCAACCACGTGACGCTGGTAATTGACTCGAAAGTAGAGCCGCTGGGTAGCAAAGCTGCCGCCAAGCAGGCCGCCGAGAGCAAGCCCTCCGCCGAAGTAGTAAACGAAGCTCCGAAACGGACTCGTCGCAGCTCGGCTAAGAAATCCAACGAAACCACGGCAGAAGCCACCGCATAAGCACTATGGGACAGAAAGTAAATCCGGTTGGCTTCCGTCTGGGCGTCATCAAAGGATGGGACTCGAACTGGTACGGCGGCAAGGACTTTGCCGACAAGCTGGTTGAGGACGAAAAAATCCGCAAATATATCAACGCTCGTATCCCGAAGGGTGGCATCAGCCGCATCGTGATTGAGCGCACACTGAAGCGTGTTACCATTACCATCAACACGGCTCGTCCGGGCGTGGTAATCGGTAAAGGTGGTCAGGAAGTTGATAAGATCAAGGACGAGCTGAAGCAGATCACCGGTAAAGACGTTCAGATCAACATCTTCGAGATTAAGCGTCCGGAACTCGACGCTAAACTGGTAGGCGAAAGTATTGCTCAGCAGCTACAGGCTCGTATCTCGTTCCGCCGGGCCATGAAGATGGCTATCCAGGCCGCCCTACGCGTTGGTGCCGAAGGCATCAAAATTCAGTGCGGTGGCCGTTTGGGCGGTGCTGAAATTGCTCGCTCCGAGCAGTACAAAGAAGGCCGTACGCCCCTGCACACCCTGCGCGCCGACATTGACTATGCCCTGTCGGAAGCTCAGACCGTGTATGGCAAAATCGGTATTAAAGTGTGGATCATGCGCGGTGAGGTGTTCGGTAAGCCCGACCTCTCGCCGAACCAGCAGCCTGCCGGCGGCCAGGGTGGCGAAACCCGTGAGCGGAACGACCGTGGCCCGCGCGGTGAGCGTGGTGGCGACCGGGGCGGTGACCGTGGCCCGCGCCGCGACCGGAATGACCGGGGTGGTGAAGGCCGTGGCGGCGACAACCGCGGTGGCCAGGGTGGCGGCGGACAGCGCCGGGGTGGTGGCCAAGGTGGCCAGAACCGCGGCGGCCAAGGTGGTGGTCCGCGTCGCTAGTCCATTTCTTTTCTCTCGAATTTCAATTCAAGATAACTCATGTTACAACCGAAAAGGACCAAGTATCGCAAGATGCAAAAGGGTCGCGTGCATGGCTTAGCCCACCGCGGCAGCTCCATTGACTTCGGTTCGTTCGCTATCAAGTCGCTGGAAACAGCATGGATTACGGCTCGTCAGATTGAAGCTGCCCGTATTGCCATGACCCGCGCTATGAAACGCGAAGGTCAAGTATGGATTCGCATCTTCCCTGATAAGCCTATCACGAAGAAGCCCGCTGAAGTACGGATGGGTAAGGGTAAAGGCTCGCCTGAGTATTGGGTAGCTATTGTGAAGCCCGGCACCATCATGTTCGAGTCAGATGGGGTGTCGCTGGAGGTGGCGCAGGAGTCGCTGCGGCTAGCAGCCCAGAAGCTGCCGGTGCGGACCTCGTTTGTTGTTCGTCGTGATTACGTAGAAAACAAGTAAGAAGATGAAGAACGCCGAAATCCGCGCCCTCTCCCTGGAGGACCTCAAGAAACAAATCAAAACCGAGCAATCCACCGGCCAGAACCTGCGCTTCGCGCACGCCATCTCGCCTCTGGAAAACCCCGCTCGTCTGAAGCAAGCCCGCAAAACTGTCGCCCGTCTGCTGACCGAGTTGAAGCGTCGCGAGAACGAGCAGGCTCTTAACACTGCTAACTAACGATGGCAAGCAACGAAGAACAGCAGCAGGCAACCACCGCCCCAGAGCGGAACCTGCGGAAAGAAATTATCGGGCGCGTTACCAGCAGCAAGATGGACAAATCCATCACGGTGGTGGTAGAAAGCAAAATCAAGCACCCGATCTACGGTAAGTTCGTTACCAAGTCGACCAAGTTCATGGCCCACGACGAGAACAACGAATGCGGCGAAGGCGATACGGTGCGCATCATGAGCACTCGCCCGCTAAGCAAAATGAAACGCTGGAGACTGGTAGAAATTCTGGAACGCGCCAAGTAAGATGATACAGCAAGAATCCCGTCTGACCGTCGCTGATAACAGCGGCGCCAAAGAAGTTCTCTGCATCCGTGTCCTCGGTGGCACGGGCAAGAAATACGCCAGCGTAGGCGACAAGATTGTAGTAGCCATCAAGTCGGCTATTCCTTCCGGTAACGCCAAGAAGGGCGCTGTATCGAAAGCAGTAGTGGTGCGCACGAAGAAGGAAGTACGTCGCAAAGACGGTTCCTACATTCGCTTCGATGACAACGCTGCCGTGCTGCTCAATAACAACGATGAGCCCCGCGGCACCCGCATCTTCGGTCCCGTGGCCCGCGAACTGCGCGAGAAGCAGTTCATGAAAATTGTTTCGCTGGCTCCTGAAGTTCTCTAAGCAATGGCAACGAAAACCAAAGAAGCGCCCGTTAAGCTGCACGTGAAAACCGGCGACACCGTTCTGGTGATTGCCGGCGACGAGAAAGGTAAGACCGGTGTTATCAAATCGGTGAACCGTTCGACGCAGCGTGTTATCGTGGAAGGCCTGAACCTGGTGACTAAGCACAACAAACCCAGTGCGAAGAATCCTCAGGGTGGCATCACCAAGATCGAGTCGCCGATTCACGTGAGCAACGTGAAGCGCGTTGAATCGACCAACGCCTAATTCGCTCTACGACTATGGCTCGACTGAAAGACAAGTATCAGAAAGAAGTAGTACCGGCGCTCCAGGAGAAATTCCAGTTCAAGAGCATCATGCAGGTACCGCGCATCACTAAGATCTGCATCAACCGCGGCATCGGAGCGGCAGTAGCCGACAAGAAGCTGGTGGATAACGGCGTAGACGAGCTGACCACCATCACTGGTCAGAAAGCTGTGCCGACCATTGCCAAACGTTCGGTGTCAAACTTCAAGCTGCGTGAAGGTATGCCCATCGGAGCCCGCGTTACCCTGCGTGGTGAGCGGATGTACGAGTTCCTGGACCGTCTGCTGACCGTGGCTCTGCCCCGCGTCCGCGACTTTAAAGGCATCAACGACAAAGGCTTCGATGGCCGCGGCAACTACACGCTGGGCATCAAAGAACAAATTATCTTCCCGGAAATCTCAATCGACAAGATTAAGTCGATTGCCGGTATGGACATCACCTTCGTAACGACCGCCGAAAACGATGAGCAGAGCTA
This region of Hymenobacter sp. YIM 151500-1 genomic DNA includes:
- the rplW gene encoding 50S ribosomal protein L23 → MSILKKPIVTEKATGLNEKGQYAFEVATKANKVQIKKEIEQLYGVTVTGISTIRTIGKVKSKFTKGGAVSGRRPHGKKAIVTVKEGDVIDFYSGL
- the rplB gene encoding 50S ribosomal protein L2, whose protein sequence is MALKKLRPTSPGQRFRIAPAFDEITTSEPEKSLLAPLKNSGGRNNSGKMSNRYIGGGHKAKYRIIDFKRDKAVVPATVKTIEYDPNRTARIALLQYADGEKRYIIAPAGLAVGATVVSGTGVAPEVGNALPLREIPLGTIVHNIELMPGGGAAMARSAGTYAQLVAREDKYATLKLPSGEMRMVLVTCMATVGTVSNGDHMNVRLGKAGRNRWLGRRPRVRGVAMNPVDHPMGGGEGKSSGGHPRSRNGIFSKGQKTRNKNKYSENLIVSRKNKK
- the rpsS gene encoding 30S ribosomal protein S19 gives rise to the protein MARSLKKGPYIDFRLEKKVTAMDESGKKSVVKTWSRRSMISPDFVGHTFAVHNGNKFIPVYVTENMVGHKLGEFAPTRNFRGHIAKKDKGKR
- the rplV gene encoding 50S ribosomal protein L22; translation: MEAVAKLRNVPTSPRKMRLVANLVRGQKVTRALGLLKFEANSGAAKIEKLLLSALANWQQKNEDERIEDANLYIKEIFVDEGRMLKRLRPAPQGRGHRIRKRSNHVTLVIDSKVEPLGSKAAAKQAAESKPSAEVVNEAPKRTRRSSAKKSNETTAEATA
- the rpsC gene encoding 30S ribosomal protein S3, with protein sequence MGQKVNPVGFRLGVIKGWDSNWYGGKDFADKLVEDEKIRKYINARIPKGGISRIVIERTLKRVTITINTARPGVVIGKGGQEVDKIKDELKQITGKDVQINIFEIKRPELDAKLVGESIAQQLQARISFRRAMKMAIQAALRVGAEGIKIQCGGRLGGAEIARSEQYKEGRTPLHTLRADIDYALSEAQTVYGKIGIKVWIMRGEVFGKPDLSPNQQPAGGQGGETRERNDRGPRGERGGDRGGDRGPRRDRNDRGGEGRGGDNRGGQGGGGQRRGGGQGGQNRGGQGGGPRR
- the rplP gene encoding 50S ribosomal protein L16; protein product: MLQPKRTKYRKMQKGRVHGLAHRGSSIDFGSFAIKSLETAWITARQIEAARIAMTRAMKREGQVWIRIFPDKPITKKPAEVRMGKGKGSPEYWVAIVKPGTIMFESDGVSLEVAQESLRLAAQKLPVRTSFVVRRDYVENK
- the rpmC gene encoding 50S ribosomal protein L29, whose amino-acid sequence is MKNAEIRALSLEDLKKQIKTEQSTGQNLRFAHAISPLENPARLKQARKTVARLLTELKRRENEQALNTAN
- the rpsQ gene encoding 30S ribosomal protein S17, which produces MASNEEQQQATTAPERNLRKEIIGRVTSSKMDKSITVVVESKIKHPIYGKFVTKSTKFMAHDENNECGEGDTVRIMSTRPLSKMKRWRLVEILERAK
- the rplN gene encoding 50S ribosomal protein L14 translates to MIQQESRLTVADNSGAKEVLCIRVLGGTGKKYASVGDKIVVAIKSAIPSGNAKKGAVSKAVVVRTKKEVRRKDGSYIRFDDNAAVLLNNNDEPRGTRIFGPVARELREKQFMKIVSLAPEVL
- the rplE gene encoding 50S ribosomal protein L5 yields the protein MARLKDKYQKEVVPALQEKFQFKSIMQVPRITKICINRGIGAAVADKKLVDNGVDELTTITGQKAVPTIAKRSVSNFKLREGMPIGARVTLRGERMYEFLDRLLTVALPRVRDFKGINDKGFDGRGNYTLGIKEQIIFPEISIDKIKSIAGMDITFVTTAENDEQSYELLRAFGMPFANAKKQNNG